From the genome of Nicotiana tabacum cultivar K326 chromosome 17, ASM71507v2, whole genome shotgun sequence:
TTTGTACATTTTTATGACATATTTGGACTTTCTAAGCAGCTAATTTCTTAAATGAAAAGGCATGCAGTCATGCATCAAGGTTGATCCAGCATATATAAGTATAATTATGTATATAGTAAGACAAATAATAGTAtttaaataagtatatatatttatagatACACCCACATTTGATGCCTCTGTCACAACAATGCATCTCCTATTCTCTTTAATTTGATACCAGTAATTGCTCCagaattttggttcaatttattGAAAAATGAACCTTTTTGGTTCATATTGAGTAATTGAATGCTATGCTTTTATATAGAATTTCTTATATTGACAccattttatatgcataaattaTACATGTGTGAAAATAAGAAAGAACGAAACTGTAGGCGGAGCTAGGATTTTGAGTTTATGGATTCTAGATTTTAGAAAAGACATCTTACTGGGTTCTGAGTAAATTATTTCTACATATTAATTGAATTTTTTTGCACAAATACGAGATTTGTGCCAAAACTATTGGGTTCTGCCGAACCCATAATCACGCTTGTAGCTCCGCCCGTAACTGTAAGGAGGAAAAGAATGCAGAAGTATGAGGAAAAAGAATTCTAGAATGAGAAATCTTGCGGGCAGGGTGGTAGTAGAGAAATCTGGGGCTGGGGTGTGTCGTGGTATTAAGAGCATTTTTACAGAGGAGTTGGGCTGTTACATGGGagcaattttttgttttttcggGACATTATGCTTTCTTGCTGTTAAATAATTTATCGACACACAAAAGCAGTTATTTGTTGCCTCATCACTGAAAGTTTCATGGCTACATACAATTTCAACTGCAACTTTTGTGCAGTGTCTAGAATGAACTTCTGGGGCTTTTAAGAGATCAGTTGGCATTAGCTCCATTGCTTGAGACTTTTCCATGTTAGATATTTCCTTTTGAACTGACATAGAAAGGTAAGAAGGAAAACTGTGTAAAAGCTGGGCTTTCAACTTCTCTAAGCTGCAGCTTATTGGTACTTTTAATGGACTTTACCTTCAGTTCTGATTGTATGTTGAGATTTTTGCTTATTTGGTTGTTCATTATCGTATTAGATGTTTCTTTTTAAGCCAACATGAAAAGGGAGAATGAAACTGAAAACAGGACTTTCAACTTCACTAAGCTGCAGCTTATTGCTGCTTTTAATGGATGTTACTCGTTGTTTTtcctaaaattttctggaagtcataAAGAAATGAGAAGTGGAGTATTAGAAAATAAAGAATTGCAATATATCTTATAGTTTCACTGGTGTCTTTGTGTTTATGCAAAACATAGGGTGACCAAGGAGAACAGGGCAGCAGGAGTGCTGGATAACTTTACAGAAGGGGAGAAATATGCAGAGCATGCTCTTAGGAAGTTTGTTCGTAACAGGGCTCCAGAGATCATGCCATCTATCAATGGCTTCTTCAGTGACCCAAAGTGATGGCTGAATTTAAACCTGAAATTGATTGAGACTGTTATTGTTTGTTTTTGACATTTGAATGAGATAGACTGGAATGGCAGTTTTCCCCACTAGCTTGGATTCAAAATGGATTCAGATATAAAAGAAAATCTCAAAATAAATGTCGTTAACAATCACAACTGCCTGTCTCTGATGGCCACATCTTTGCATTTTCATTTATATCTGCTgcattttgtttttcaaaattttattgaGTATTAAATTAATGAATCACTATTTAAGTTGATAGGAGTGCAAGTAACTACTGTGTTTGCCTAAGTTTTACTGATGGCTTTGTACTGCCTTAGACATTTCGCTATTTGATCACCCATTTGTGCCACTTCTGGAGTAATTGGTAGGTCTTTCTGATACACAAGTCTTGGGATGACCTTTATTTCTTAATGCATGTGTCCACCTATCCTAACTTTGAGTTAGGATAAGCCCTAATAGAGGCACCCCATTAGCTTGGAGAAATTTCGGGTGCTGCTTATTAATTACTAGTATCATATTATTACGAGATTGTAAAATTTCCCTTACATTCACTACCTTGATGCTTCCTGAATGATCACAGTTAAAGTTTTGTTCTGATGTTATATGACAAGCTAAAGATTTAATGATGAACCTAGAGGCAGACCTAGCTTACTGGGTTTCGAATAAATTATTTATACGCATTAAGTAAATTTTTAAAGCTCCTATCATGTATAAGTTTGTGGTTGGCAATCTGATACAAGGCCATTAAGCAGACAACAATATGGAAGATTGATCTCAGACATCATAAATTCAACGGAAAAGCAAAACTTCAAGTAGCAAGAGGTGGCCATCACATGAAATCATTATGCTCGACTAGCGAATTGTAACTACAAATTCGACAAAATAGGggcataaaaataaaattactcgAGCAATTCACTCAAAATGCAATATAATGGACGGCCATACAGCTCAGGTCCCGAAAAAAAGGGAAACGAATAAGGTCTATGAATTACTAATTTTTTGCAACTTACTAGCTCAAGTACACTGATCACATATATCAATTACAACGAAAAGGATCAAGGTAGAGAATGAGTCATgaatcataaaaaaaaattaaccctcAGTCTAGCCAGGGAGAAAGGTTTGGAATAAAACAGAACTTTAGTTCTATTGGTCAACAGTGGAGACCTGTAGCCACTCCACATCAATTGCTTCTTTCCACAATGTGACATTGTTATCACCAGCAGCCACTGCCAACAAGTTTCCAGTTAAAGACCATGAAACCCTCCAAACAGGACTTTTAAAGTGTTTAAGAACCTTCCCTTCCCACTGATCTCCCTCCTTTGCCACAGTCCATATGACAACTGTACCATCTTCTGAAGCACTAGCAATTGTTGACCTTGGAAGGCCCAAGTTCGGCGCCCAGGCTACATCCCTAACCCAATTACTATGCATCTCAAGTGCAGGGAAGCAATCCATCTTCCATATGCCATTATATAACTTCCACACAGCCGCTAGATGCTAGCTTCTGAACAGGTTCAAGCACACCTGAACCTACTAAAGCACCAGGAGACATTGATGGCGCCCACGAAACAGATGTTACCCCGACCGGATGAGCTTGGTCTATTTTTGTGGTGTCCCAACCACCATCTGACCTAGCAGTGTGAACTGAGATATTACCATCAGAATAACCACATGCTAAACAAAGCCCAAGTTCATGAGGAGCCCACGAAATAGAGTTAACGGACGACTTGTGGTCACTAAAAACATGAGCTTGTGTCCACTCATTCTGATTGCCTTCCTTCCAGATTATGACTTTACCGTCATAGGAGCAGGAAGCAAGGATCGACCCAAATTTGGGATGCGCCCAAGCAACTTGCCAAACAGGACCACTATGACCACTCAGAGAGGCAAGGTGCTGTGAAGCAGAGTAGTTGCCTACACCAACGATTTTTATGGTATTCTCAGATGATGCTGTTGCCATACGTTTTTCGTAGTAGTCCATAGAAACATCATAAACTGTGTCATTGTGACCGGTTTCAATCTTGGCACCTTCTCTTGTTTCTATGCAATATTTCTGTGCTCCTACATTTATCAGTTCGATCCGATTTTAGTAAACATCTCTGTTTGAAAGATAACTACTTTAAATACACTCCTTTCCACACACACCCTATATGGCTAGAGAAAGAACGATTGTAAACTATAAATGATCGaccaaaatagaaaatcaagGCTAAATACTCAACCTAAAACATACATCACAATTAGCCCAAGCAATACAGGCAAGATACAACTATCAGGGACATCTGCATTTGAGAATCCATCATTAGAGCTTTCGCATGATATTAATTTTAAGCTCATGGTCCTTCAATAATAGCACTTTAATTCAAGACATCAGACCAGAGGAAATAATAACAGGGTAAACCTTCCTTCACAACAGTAAGTAGCAAGAAAGACAATGCTTCATTAATGAACATGGCATACACAGACTAGACTAGAGTAGGACAAAAGCAAATGATAGCTAGTATTATTTTGGCCCGGGGGAGAGCTGGCGAGGGGGCTTGGAGGGAGGGGGAATGATCTAAATCAAAGAATATAATGGGAGTACAAGTCAAATTAACCAAAGAATCAACCAACTTGCTGAAACCCCTTATATAATCATAAGAAGAAGTTGGTGAGTTGCAACATTAAAAGTTAAGCACATGAAATTGATGGCATCAGAGGATCATAGTAAAGCATTTGAGAAGTTCGAAGTAGCATATTGGTATAATAATTAATGTTCCACTGGTCCTGATCCTTCAAACAATATATTACACTTACTATCCTTGTGGAAAAGAAGAAAACCTATATCACcgaagttcatattttcttgaaTAAACATCAGAGTTAGCTTCTACATTTCTGATACTATTCTAAGAATTTATCAATCAATAATACAAAGCTACAACCCTGAGATCAAAAGACAAGAATCATAAACCCTGACTTGAACTAATCTGATGACACTCTGTACGACTCATTGAAAACTTTTCACTGTGAAATATCCGTCAACTTTATCAGCTACACAGTTCCTCTTTCTAAGCTGACACTATACAAATGA
Proteins encoded in this window:
- the LOC107815914 gene encoding uncharacterized protein LOC107815914, which codes for MAASSTINRWLRPEVYPLFAAVGVAVGICGFQLVRNICINPEVRVTKENRAAGVLDNFTEGEKYAEHALRKFVRNRAPEIMPSINGFFSDPK